CGGACTCGCGGGTGCGGCGCTTCGATACCCGTACGAAAACCTGGGCGGGGATGCCACCGATGCGAGACGGGCGGATGCACTTCGGCGCGACCTCGCTGGGGAGCCGCCTGCTGGTGGTCGGCGGGATGGAAAGCGACTACCGCGACAGCGCCGAGTGGTACGATATCGCCCACGGACTCTGGACGCGCGCTGCAAGGCTTCCAGAGCCCCTCGGTGGCCCTGCCGTGGCTGCGGTCGGCGAATCCATCTACGTCTTCGGTGGCAGCCGCCGCGTCAGCCCGCTCGTCACCGAGTCCGTCCAAACTGCTTACCTTCTTCGAGGAAGCGAGTTCACGCGACTGCCGGACCTACCCAACGCGAGAAGCGGCAGCGCGCCGGTCGTCGTTGGCGACAAGATCTACTTGCTCGGCGGCCGAGTCTTTCGACGCGATGTCGACAACCCAACGGGCGCCGCGGCTCGGGACGTGACGGTCTTTGACACGCGCCTCGGCAAGTGGAGCGAAGCGCCGAGGATGCTGGACGGTGGACAGGGCTGCGCAGTCAGCAGCCAGGGCAAGCTCGTGTTCTTCGAGGAGCACATGGAGCGGAGCCCGAACGTCTACGACCTAGCACGCAAAGGGTGGATCCGTGGGGCAAAGCGCGACCGCGACCGCTTCGGCGACACCGTCGAGGGCTGCGCTGTGATCGACAAGCAAATCTACGTGATCAGCGATCGCGTTCCGGCCTACGGTCCCAAGCTACCCCTCGTGCTCACCTACGATCCGAAGCACGACGCCTGGGAAGTGGTCTATGAGGCCACCAAGCGTGGGGATCGCGATCGCCTTCCCGAGCCCACACCTGAAGCTCCCCCGCCACCCGCGGCAAGCAAGCAGGAGGCCCGCTGCGGTGCCGCATTCGATCACATGCAGCGTGTCTCGCAGCAAGAGCTCGAAGCGTTGCCCCTCGACCAGCGCCCGTCGGCTTCCGCACTCGCCAACATGAAGAAGAGCGACGCCGAACGCCGACGCAAGTTCATCGAGCGCTGTGAGCAAGGCAGCATCGACGTCGCCTGCATCCTGAAGTCAAACGACACCGTCGCCTACATCAAGTGCCTCGCGCCCAAGCGCTGACCAGGCGCCCCGCGTTTCCCCATGGTTTGTGGGTGAGGAGCACCCGCGCTGACGGCTAGCTGCTCATCAAGGGCACACGCTAGCAAAGCCTTGATCCAGGCGACCACCCAAGAAAGCTTCCATCTGGGAGTCACGGGCGCCCGCCTTCACCCGCACAGGCGCGTATTGGAACGAAGCTTCTGCCTCCGCCGGGAAATAACCAAGGTACTCGCACGTGATGGCAGTCGACTGCCCCTGGGCGTCGTTCACGTAGCTGTAGTACGTTCCCACGCACTCGGCGTTGGCGCTGCACGCAGCGGTGCACAGGTCGAACCCGTAGATCGTGGTGTTCTGCGTGTCGGTGAAAATCTTCGGGAACTTCTGCGTGCCGATCACGTAGGCGTTTTTCGCGACGAGCGAGTAGTCGCCGTTGCTCTCGAGGCGCCACGCCCACAGATCACAACCATCTTGTAGCGGGTCGATGGTGCCGGTCGCGTAGCTATAGACTTCCAGGTACTGCGGCGACCCGACGGCGTACGAGCCAAAGTGCTCTCGTGGGGCGCTAGTGGGCGTGGAAGCACCGACCACGCAATCGAGCACGTTGACCACGCCGTCTTGATTGGTGTCTTCCGCCTCCAGGTCTTTGGCGCCGTTCTCGTTGAGGTCCCAGCAGCTCTGCCCGCTCGCGCCCTGTTCGCCTGTCGCGCCCTGTTCACCCGTCGCGCCCTGTTCACCCGTCGCGCCCTGTTCGCCTGAAACGCCTTCGTCACCGCGGGAGCCGTCCGCTCCGGAGCATCCAAACAAGGCGAAAGGCTACAGGCAGCAGACGGCGAGGTTCTTCATCGGTTTCCCCTGGGAACGCTAGGCAAGGTCGCGTGTGCGGCTCCCGCACCGAAGAACGGCAGCTTGGTGAAAAGCTGGAGCGGTTACGGAACCCCGCTACCGCAGCCGCTCAAAATGGGTGGCGCGCCGCCAGTCTCGGATTAATATTCCCTAGTCCGGGAATATTTATGGCTCAGGATGCTCTTACCGCGAATGAGGTTGCTGCCGTCTTCGGGATCCCCGAGTTCCGGGTACGCAAGGAGCTCGAACGGGGTGTCCTCCCCAAACGCAAGCTGCCTCGCTTTACGCGCACAGACGTCGTGTACCTACGCGTGGAACAAGAGCTTGGCCTCGACATTGGGGTGGCGGACCGCAAGCGTCTCTACAAGCTGGTCGCCAAGGCCGTCGCACAGCCGGTCGAGCCTGAGCAAGTAGAGCTCGGGAAGCGCCTGGTCCTCAAGCTCGGAGATCAGATCCGCGAGGTCGCGAAGCGCTTCGACTTTGCTGAATGGCGCTCGCGACTAACGATCGACCCCAATATTTTGGGCGGAGAACCGGCATTTCCGGGCACGCGCCTTGCCGTGAGGAACGTCGGCGGCCAACTGAATCGAGGTGTGTCACGAGCTGACCTACTCGAAGACTATCCTTACCTCACGGAGACAGACTTGGACTACGCTCTCGTCTACACGCAGGCTCACCCGCGGCGTGGACGGCCCCGTGCACGTCAAGCTACTCCTCGATGAGAATTTGTCTCCACGTGTGACGTTGGCCTTACAAGCTGACGGGGTCGACGCGTGCAGCGTTCGCGATCGAGGAATGAACGGCGCGACGGACCCCGAGGTTCTCGACCTTGCGTTCCGCGAGGATCGCACCTCGTGACCAAGAACGTAGACGACTTTGCGCGCCTCGCCAATCAGGTGGAGATCCACGCTGGCATGGTGTTTTTCGAGGACGGCAATCTGACCCCGACGGAACAGC
This Polyangiaceae bacterium DNA region includes the following protein-coding sequences:
- a CDS encoding collagen-like protein, coding for MFGCSGADGSRGDEGVSGEQGATGEQGATGEQGATGEQGASGQSCWDLNENGAKDLEAEDTNQDGVVNVLDCVVGASTPTSAPREHFGSYAVGSPQYLEVYSYATGTIDPLQDGCDLWAWRLESNGDYSLVAKNAYVIGTQKFPKIFTDTQNTTIYGFDLCTAACSANAECVGTYYSYVNDAQGQSTAITCEYLGYFPAEAEASFQYAPVRVKAGARDSQMEAFLGGRLDQGFASVCP
- a CDS encoding DUF433 domain-containing protein encodes the protein MAQDALTANEVAAVFGIPEFRVRKELERGVLPKRKLPRFTRTDVVYLRVEQELGLDIGVADRKRLYKLVAKAVAQPVEPEQVELGKRLVLKLGDQIREVAKRFDFAEWRSRLTIDPNILGGEPAFPGTRLAVRNVGGQLNRGVSRADLLEDYPYLTETDLDYALVYTQAHPRRGRPRARQATPR
- a CDS encoding DUF5615 family PIN-like protein; translated protein: MTLALQADGVDACSVRDRGMNGATDPEVLDLAFREDRTS